A genome region from Nocardia sp. NBC_01730 includes the following:
- a CDS encoding acyl carrier protein, translated as MRPSLPDGRSGATEKDGSLGCRRRTALTCTTVSAVADQLGVDAAMVSTNSPFTDLGLSSTQLARLTAHLEDAMGVEVPLTAIYDHPDIEQLVEYLAMR; from the coding sequence ATGCGGCCCAGTCTGCCGGACGGGCGTAGTGGTGCGACGGAAAAAGACGGTTCGCTCGGCTGTCGCCGACGCACCGCGCTGACCTGTACCACCGTCTCGGCCGTCGCTGACCAACTCGGCGTCGACGCCGCGATGGTGTCGACGAATTCGCCCTTCACCGATCTCGGCCTGAGCTCCACCCAGCTGGCCAGGCTGACCGCCCATCTCGAAGACGCCATGGGAGTGGAGGTTCCACTGACCGCGATCTACGACCATCCGGACATCGAACAGCTTGTCGAGTATCTCGCGATGCGATGA